Within the Ensifer canadensis genome, the region TGCCACCTCGTCGATGACGACGAAGGTGGTGGCCGGGTTCTTGTCGAGCACCGTGACGAGCAGGTCGGTGACGCCCTTGATGAGCGCCGCCTTCTGTTCGCTGGTCGCGCCTTCGCGGGTGATCTTGATGTTTACATAGGGCATTGCTGGCTCCTTAGCCTGGTTGTCGGATGTCGTAGTGAAAGACCTTGGCGATGATCTGCCAGCGTCCGTCAACGAAGATCAGCGACAGGAAGTCGGTGAACGCCTTCTCGCCGATTGCGCATTGTACCTTGGCGAAGGCCGTCACCGGGCCGGCAAATTCGATCGAGACGATCCTGTCTGCGCGCACCTCGCCACGGCTTGCCGGCGAGGGACGTTTGTCGACGATCGGGAAATACCTGTTCATGTCGAGTTCGAGCAGTTCTCCCCCAGTCGCGGTGGCGTAGTGGGCTTTCGGGTGAAAAACCTCGCGCAGGATCGCCGTGTCGCTGTGGTAGAGCCCGTCGAAGTAGCGCCCGAGCACATCGATGACGGCCGCAAAGTGCGGATCGTTGTGGGTGCCGCTCATGCCGCGATCAGCCCTTCGGCCTTCATGGCTGCCTGCACTGCCGGGCGCTCGCGAACACGCTGCATGTAGGCCGTCAGGTGCGGCCACGGGCTAAGCGAAATTCCGGTGACGCTGGTCCAATTGACGACGGTGAAGAGATAGGCGTCGGCAACGGAGAAGGCTTCGCCGAGCAGATGGGCGCGGCCATCGGAAAGCAGGGTTTCGACGTTGCCGAGCCGTTTGGAAACCTGCGCCGCGGCCGTCTCCTTGGCATCGACGCTTGCCGTCTTGCTGAACAGCGGCGAGAACGCCTTGTGCAGTTCGGAGGCGATGAAGTTCAGCTGCTCCTGCAGGCGGGTGCGTTCCAGCGTGCCGTTGGCAGGGGCAAGCCCGGCCTTCGGAAAGCGATCGGCAATGTACTGCACGACGGCCGCACCTTCGGTGACGACGTCGCCGGTTTCGAGCACCAGTGCCGGCACATAGCCCTTGGGGTTGACCGCCTTGAAATCGGCGCCGCTTTCGGTGAGGTGCGTCGCGGTATCGACCTTGACGATCTCGAACTCGACGCCCGCTTCGCGCAGGCTGATATGGGGCGAGAGCGAGCAGGCGCCGGGGGCGTAATAAAGCTTCATGGCCATGTTCCTTTTGCAATGATGGTCTCTGTCGAAGACGGCGGAACCTAAACCGAAGCGATAACTTTTGTATATGAGATTACTTTATGTTACCGACGTTTGCGGTTTCCCCACGGTAACTGGAGAATTTTGCCCATGAGCTTGAAAATTCGAAAGAATAGAGCTGCGGCATTGCCGCCGACCTGCCCGGTCGGGGAGTGCATGGTCATGCTTGGCGGCGCCTGGGCGCCCAACATCATCTGGTATCTGAGCGGCGGTCCACGCCGCTTCAGCGAACTCAAGATCGATATTCCCGGCATTTCGGCGAAGGTGCTGAGCACGCGCCTGAAGGATATGGAGGAAAAGGGTGCGATCGAACGGCGGATCATGCCGACATCGCCACCTTCGGTCGAATACAGGCTGAGCGATCTCGGTCAGGAATTCGTCCCGGCGATCCATGCGATCGTCGAAGTCGGTTACAAGCTCAAGCTTCGCCGCGAGGCAAAGCTTGCAAAGGAAGCCGCGCAGAATGTCGCCCAGGTAGAGCTCGCCTGACGGCGGGATGTTGCGCGATCGTGACGGCTACCACCGACCTTTGAGGGACTGCGCCGCATGCTCAATGAAGGCGCGAACCTTCGGCGTTTCCGCCTGGCGATCGACGAAGCAGGCATAGAAGTCGAAGGGCTCGTGGTCGGTG harbors:
- a CDS encoding nuclear transport factor 2 family protein, translated to MSGTHNDPHFAAVIDVLGRYFDGLYHSDTAILREVFHPKAHYATATGGELLELDMNRYFPIVDKRPSPASRGEVRADRIVSIEFAGPVTAFAKVQCAIGEKAFTDFLSLIFVDGRWQIIAKVFHYDIRQPG
- a CDS encoding tautomerase family protein, which codes for MPYVNIKITREGATSEQKAALIKGVTDLLVTVLDKNPATTFVVIDEVAFEDWGVGGLPVEEYRKQLKAKS
- the gstA gene encoding glutathione transferase GstA, which produces MKLYYAPGACSLSPHISLREAGVEFEIVKVDTATHLTESGADFKAVNPKGYVPALVLETGDVVTEGAAVVQYIADRFPKAGLAPANGTLERTRLQEQLNFIASELHKAFSPLFSKTASVDAKETAAAQVSKRLGNVETLLSDGRAHLLGEAFSVADAYLFTVVNWTSVTGISLSPWPHLTAYMQRVRERPAVQAAMKAEGLIAA
- a CDS encoding winged helix-turn-helix transcriptional regulator, which codes for MSLKIRKNRAAALPPTCPVGECMVMLGGAWAPNIIWYLSGGPRRFSELKIDIPGISAKVLSTRLKDMEEKGAIERRIMPTSPPSVEYRLSDLGQEFVPAIHAIVEVGYKLKLRREAKLAKEAAQNVAQVELA